A genome region from bacterium SCSIO 12844 includes the following:
- a CDS encoding tyrosine--tRNA ligase produces MSSKSIDEALAIIKRGTDEILLEEDLVTKLKEAKPLIVKMGFDPTAPDLHLGHTVAITKLRQLQDLGHEIHFLIGDFTAQIGDPTGKNVTRKPLDEATIQENAKTYQAQCFKILDKDKTVIRRNSEWFGKMSAAGMIKLAAKETVARMLERDDFKKRYQGGQSIAIHEFLYPLVQGYDSVAMKADIELGGTDQKFNLLMGRELQKDAGQRPQVVITMPLLEGLDGVKKMSKSLGNYVGIAEAPDDIFGKLMSISDELMWRYFELLSAKSIDEIENLKQEAKNGRNPRDIKILLAKEIVARFHSQADADQAEANFINRFQKNQIPDEMPEYSFDITSEGIAIANLLKDAQLVSSTSDAIRMIKQGAVKIDGHKVSDTKMILDTDSEAVYQVGKRKFAKIKLSVTVS; encoded by the coding sequence ATGTCATCAAAGAGTATTGATGAAGCGTTGGCGATTATTAAACGTGGAACTGATGAAATTTTATTAGAAGAAGATTTAGTTACTAAATTAAAAGAAGCTAAGCCTTTAATTGTCAAAATGGGTTTTGATCCGACAGCACCTGATTTGCATTTAGGGCATACAGTGGCAATAACAAAATTGCGTCAGCTACAAGATTTAGGTCATGAAATTCACTTTTTAATTGGTGATTTTACAGCACAGATTGGTGATCCAACAGGAAAAAATGTCACACGTAAACCATTGGATGAGGCAACGATTCAAGAGAATGCCAAAACATATCAAGCACAATGCTTTAAGATTTTAGATAAAGATAAAACAGTAATTAGACGCAACTCAGAGTGGTTTGGTAAAATGAGTGCTGCTGGTATGATTAAATTAGCTGCCAAAGAAACAGTTGCTCGTATGCTTGAGCGGGATGATTTTAAAAAGCGTTACCAAGGTGGTCAATCAATTGCCATTCATGAATTCTTATACCCACTTGTCCAAGGTTATGACTCAGTTGCAATGAAAGCAGATATAGAACTTGGTGGAACTGATCAGAAATTTAATTTATTAATGGGACGTGAATTGCAAAAAGATGCGGGTCAAAGACCGCAAGTAGTAATTACTATGCCACTATTAGAAGGTTTAGATGGTGTTAAAAAGATGTCTAAATCATTAGGCAATTATGTCGGTATTGCTGAAGCACCAGATGACATTTTTGGTAAATTAATGTCTATCTCAGATGAATTAATGTGGCGTTACTTTGAGTTGTTAAGTGCAAAATCTATTGATGAAATTGAAAACCTAAAACAAGAAGCAAAAAATGGTCGTAATCCGCGTGATATTAAAATTTTATTAGCAAAAGAGATTGTTGCCCGTTTTCATAGTCAAGCAGATGCTGATCAAGCTGAAGCAAACTTTATTAATCGTTTTCAGAAAAATCAAATACCAGATGAAATGCCAGAATATAGCTTTGATATTACATCTGAAGGGATTGCAATTGCAAATTTACTAAAAGATGCGCAGTTAGTTAGTAGTACTTCAGATGCGATTCGTATGATTAAACAAGGTGCTGTAAAAATTGATGGTCATAAAGTTTCTGATACAAAAATGATTTTAGATACAGATTCTGAAGCAGTTTATCAGGTAGGTAAACGCAAGTTTGCCAAGATCAAACTAAGTGTTACCGTATCCTAA
- the thrS gene encoding threonine--tRNA ligase: MVKVTLPDGSIREFEDKVSVLDVAESIGSGLAKATLAGVVDGSLVDASFDIASDASLKIITAKDKEGLEILRHSCAHLLAQAVKKLFPEAQVTIGPVIENGFYYDFSYKRPFTPEDLEAIEKKMKEIVAKGHKVVRSEMPRDEAIEYFESIGEYYKADIIRDIPQGEVLSLYTQDDFTDLCRGPHVPNLSHLKVFKLMRVAGAYWRGDSNNEMLQRIYGTCWADKKDLKAYLYMLEEAQKRDHRKIGKALDLYHFQEESPGIAFWHPKGTQIWRVVEDYMRASNYKYGCDEIRTPLIADISMWEKSGHQAKYAENMFMTASENRDYAIRPMNCPTCVQVYNNHLRSYRDLPIRMAEFGIVHRNEASGALHGLLRVRSFTQDDGHIFCREDMVQDEVAMMVDQCFEVYRDFGFTDFDVKLALRPDNRVGSDEVWDKSEKALAQALESKGIEFEELPGEGAFYGPKIEFHLKDAIGRSWQCGTIQLDFSMPMRLGSEFVDDDNERKTPAMLHRAIVGSLERFIGVLIEHYAGKLPVWLSPNQVVVMGITSRVDEYLEKIHKKLQKMSIRAELDLRKEKIGFKIREHTLSRVPFFIIAGDKEAESDMISVRRRDGKDLGIMSVEAFIELVQQHIADKGRKNLED, encoded by the coding sequence ATGGTAAAAGTAACTTTGCCTGATGGTAGTATCAGAGAGTTTGAAGATAAAGTAAGTGTGTTAGATGTGGCTGAATCCATTGGCTCAGGCCTAGCTAAAGCAACGCTTGCAGGTGTTGTTGATGGGAGTTTGGTGGATGCTAGCTTTGATATTGCATCTGATGCAAGCTTAAAAATAATTACAGCTAAAGATAAAGAGGGATTAGAAATCCTTCGCCATTCCTGTGCGCATTTATTGGCTCAGGCAGTTAAAAAATTATTTCCAGAAGCGCAAGTGACGATTGGTCCTGTAATTGAAAATGGTTTTTATTATGATTTTTCTTATAAACGCCCATTTACACCAGAAGATTTAGAAGCCATTGAAAAGAAAATGAAAGAAATTGTTGCTAAAGGGCATAAAGTGGTGCGTTCAGAGATGCCAAGAGATGAGGCAATTGAATATTTTGAATCCATTGGTGAGTATTATAAAGCAGATATTATTCGTGATATACCACAAGGTGAAGTATTAAGTCTTTATACACAGGATGATTTTACAGATTTATGTCGTGGACCTCATGTACCTAATTTATCTCATTTAAAAGTATTTAAATTAATGCGTGTTGCGGGCGCTTATTGGCGTGGTGATTCAAATAATGAAATGCTACAGCGTATCTATGGTACTTGTTGGGCTGATAAAAAAGACTTAAAAGCTTATCTTTATATGCTAGAAGAAGCACAAAAACGTGATCATCGTAAAATTGGTAAAGCGCTTGATTTATATCACTTTCAAGAAGAGTCACCAGGCATAGCATTTTGGCATCCTAAGGGTACGCAAATTTGGCGTGTTGTTGAAGATTATATGCGTGCTTCTAATTATAAATATGGTTGTGATGAAATTAGAACACCGTTAATTGCAGATATTTCAATGTGGGAAAAGTCAGGGCATCAGGCAAAATATGCTGAAAATATGTTTATGACAGCTTCAGAAAATCGTGATTATGCAATTCGTCCGATGAATTGCCCAACTTGTGTACAAGTCTATAATAATCATCTAAGAAGTTACCGTGATTTACCAATTAGGATGGCTGAATTTGGTATAGTACATCGAAATGAAGCATCTGGTGCTTTACATGGCTTACTAAGAGTAAGAAGTTTTACACAAGATGATGGTCATATCTTTTGTCGTGAAGATATGGTTCAAGATGAAGTTGCTATGATGGTTGATCAATGCTTTGAAGTTTATCGTGATTTTGGTTTTACTGATTTTGATGTTAAGCTTGCCCTAAGACCTGATAATCGTGTTGGTTCTGATGAAGTATGGGATAAATCAGAGAAAGCATTAGCACAAGCTTTAGAAAGTAAGGGTATTGAGTTTGAAGAGCTACCAGGTGAAGGTGCATTTTATGGACCAAAAATTGAGTTTCATTTAAAAGATGCTATTGGTAGAAGCTGGCAATGTGGTACCATTCAGCTAGATTTTTCAATGCCAATGCGCCTAGGTTCTGAATTTGTTGATGATGACAATGAAAGAAAGACACCTGCGATGCTTCATCGTGCAATTGTTGGATCTTTAGAACGTTTTATTGGTGTTTTAATTGAACATTATGCAGGAAAGCTACCTGTTTGGCTTTCTCCAAACCAAGTCGTTGTGATGGGAATTACCTCTCGAGTTGACGAATATTTGGAAAAAATTCATAAAAAATTGCAAAAAATGTCAATTAGAGCAGAATTAGACTTGAGAAAAGAGAAAATCGGGTTTAAAATTCGGGAGCATACTTTATCCAGAGTTCCATTTTTTATTATTGCTGGTGATAAAGAAGCTGAAAGTGATATGATCAGCGTTCGCAGACGTGATGGTAAAGACTTGGGTATAATGAGTGTTGAAGCTTTTATTGAGCTAGTTCAACAGCATATAGCGGATAAAGGTAGAAAAAACTTGGAGGACTAA
- the infC gene encoding translation initiation factor IF-3 — MKEENKARINNQISVKEVRLIDNEGQQVGVVSTRDALNQAQELSLDLVEVSPQAQPPVCRIMNYGKYLFEQNKKKSEAKKKQKQMQVKEIKLRPVTEEGDYQVKLRNLMKFLEHGDKVKITVRFRGREMSHQELGMAMMKRIQSDLEELAVVEHMPKLEGRQMIMIMAPGKKKTK, encoded by the coding sequence ATTAAAGAAGAGAATAAAGCTCGCATTAATAATCAGATTTCGGTGAAAGAAGTTCGTCTGATTGATAATGAAGGGCAACAAGTTGGGGTGGTCTCAACTAGAGACGCTTTAAATCAGGCGCAAGAGTTAAGTCTTGATTTGGTTGAGGTATCACCACAAGCACAGCCACCGGTTTGCCGTATTATGAATTATGGTAAGTACTTATTTGAGCAGAATAAGAAGAAATCCGAGGCTAAGAAAAAGCAAAAGCAGATGCAGGTTAAAGAAATTAAACTGAGACCTGTAACTGAAGAAGGGGATTATCAGGTCAAACTACGCAACCTGATGAAGTTCCTTGAGCATGGTGATAAAGTCAAGATCACAGTGCGTTTTAGAGGTCGCGAAATGTCTCATCAAGAATTAGGCATGGCGATGATGAAGCGTATACAATCTGACCTTGAAGAATTAGCAGTGGTAGAACACATGCCTAAATTAGAAGGCCGTCAGATGATAATGATCATGGCACCAGGTAAAAAGAAAACAAAATAA
- the rpmI gene encoding 50S ribosomal protein L35, which yields MPKLKSNRGAMKRFKKTGKGGFKHRAAYRNHILTKMTTKRKRHLRGMDMIASADKASLKQMMPFV from the coding sequence ATGCCAAAGTTAAAATCAAATCGTGGCGCGATGAAGCGCTTTAAGAAAACAGGAAAAGGTGGATTTAAGCACCGTGCGGCTTATAGAAACCATATTTTAACGAAAATGACAACCAAGCGTAAACGTCATCTTCGTGGTATGGATATGATCGCAAGTGCAGATAAAGCATCTTTAAAACAAATGATGCCGTTTGTATAA
- the rplT gene encoding 50S ribosomal protein L20, protein MPRVKRGVQARRRHKKVLKQAKGYYGARSRVYRVAKQAVIKAGQYAYRDRKQRKRQFRSLWIVRINAAVRQYDMSYSNFINGLKKANIDLDRKVLADMAVHNKADFEQLVEQAKTALASA, encoded by the coding sequence ATGCCAAGAGTAAAAAGAGGCGTCCAAGCACGTCGTCGTCATAAGAAGGTCTTAAAACAGGCCAAAGGTTATTATGGTGCTCGTTCACGCGTCTATCGTGTAGCGAAACAGGCTGTAATTAAAGCAGGTCAATATGCTTATCGTGACCGTAAGCAAAGAAAACGTCAATTCCGTTCATTGTGGATTGTGCGTATTAATGCTGCAGTTCGTCAGTACGATATGAGCTATAGTAACTTTATTAATGGCCTTAAAAAAGCAAATATTGATCTTGATCGTAAAGTATTAGCTGATATGGCTGTTCATAATAAAGCTGATTTTGAACAATTAGTTGAGCAAGCTAAAACTGCTTTAGCATCAGCTTAA
- the secB gene encoding protein-export chaperone SecB yields the protein MSDQAEVNFLIQKVFIKDLSFEAPNTPAIFKPNWQPETNMELNTASNKLDDNTYEVELTVTVSAKNEEKSAFLAEVKQTGIFLLEGIADDQLSHALGSFCPSILYPYAQEAVRNLITRGGFPDLHLTPINFDALYMQKMQQEQQPQQEDETQH from the coding sequence ATGTCAGATCAAGCTGAAGTTAATTTTCTAATCCAAAAAGTGTTTATTAAAGATTTATCATTTGAAGCACCCAATACACCCGCTATTTTTAAACCAAATTGGCAGCCTGAGACTAATATGGAATTAAATACAGCTTCCAATAAATTAGATGATAACACCTATGAAGTAGAATTAACCGTTACAGTTTCAGCTAAAAATGAAGAAAAGTCAGCCTTCTTAGCTGAAGTAAAACAAACGGGTATCTTTTTACTAGAAGGTATTGCTGATGATCAATTAAGCCATGCCTTAGGAAGTTTTTGCCCAAGTATACTTTATCCTTATGCTCAAGAAGCAGTTCGTAATTTAATTACGCGTGGTGGCTTCCCTGACCTACATCTTACACCAATTAATTTTGATGCGCTTTATATGCAAAAAATGCAACAAGAGCAACAACCTCAACAAGAAGATGAAACTCAACATTAA
- a CDS encoding DUF523 and DUF1722 domain-containing protein, protein MDSKILVATSSCLLGNNVRFNGANSHKKLITEQLSQLFEYLAICPEVHAGLGIPREPVYFEKNNHEIILKQHNSGDNLTHKLIQSSENLIDNLPMIYGFILKKSSPSCGQGTVKVYNKEHIVIQNKADGIFVQILKKKLPLLPIEDEGRLNDPYLKEHFIKRVLLTYQARELLLNCKRTSELISFHTKHKFLLRLHHPINQKALGRLVAKSNKDNFNQTLIQYHHLFLSSFKKIAKNGNHYTILQRILREINKLITKNERDDLQKKIKAYHQKILPLVVPIEIIKHYLVKYNIDFLKQQSYLFLYPESMALMSNL, encoded by the coding sequence ATGGATAGTAAAATACTTGTTGCTACTTCAAGTTGCTTATTGGGTAATAATGTCAGATTTAATGGTGCTAATTCACATAAAAAATTAATTACTGAACAGTTAAGCCAACTATTTGAATATTTAGCGATTTGTCCAGAAGTACATGCAGGTTTAGGTATACCTAGAGAGCCTGTATATTTTGAAAAAAATAATCATGAAATAATATTAAAGCAACATAATTCAGGTGATAATTTAACCCATAAATTAATTCAATCATCAGAGAATTTAATCGATAATTTACCAATGATTTACGGTTTTATATTAAAAAAATCTTCCCCAAGCTGTGGCCAAGGTACAGTTAAGGTGTATAACAAAGAGCATATTGTGATACAAAACAAGGCTGATGGCATTTTTGTTCAAATATTAAAGAAAAAGTTACCGCTATTACCTATTGAAGATGAGGGTAGATTAAATGATCCTTACTTAAAGGAACACTTTATAAAGCGTGTCTTATTAACTTATCAAGCTAGAGAGTTATTATTAAATTGTAAAAGAACATCAGAGTTAATTTCATTTCATACTAAACATAAGTTTTTACTTAGACTTCACCATCCAATAAATCAAAAAGCACTTGGGCGACTAGTCGCTAAAAGTAATAAGGATAATTTTAACCAAACGCTTATTCAGTATCACCACTTGTTTTTAAGCTCATTTAAAAAAATAGCTAAAAATGGTAATCATTATACTATTTTACAAAGAATATTAAGAGAAATTAACAAGCTAATTACTAAAAATGAGCGTGATGATTTGCAGAAAAAGATTAAAGCATACCATCAAAAAATATTACCTTTGGTTGTGCCTATTGAAATAATTAAACATTATTTAGTTAAATATAATATTGATTTTTTAAAGCAGCAAAGTTATCTGTTTTTATATCCAGAATCAATGGCTTTGATGAGTAATTTATAA
- a CDS encoding DotA/TraY family protein, with translation MSETIWGYVPTSDKSQAVLNTIFGGDVTTLLTEVTKTLFSTSFEYFNTGLLSITFILYAFIIIVGTINTAKDGQFLGKNWSGHWISLRAIFGTMFAVPVSTGYCVAQYLIFAMVTAGISFADYVWRHVVEDVVSGNVPPVVSSEVTNNINTYLATYMMSNLTRDLLEDDTFVQDEGSSGNLPCTKSLTSQKMTVTIPQAYVLGGDGTTHIPYNGSNGNVAGTDYIQEDVYVYPITCKVSFSSQVSNSFVQSYALPLTNAVAFNSDGSLNTDSMPFQDYSKILGNGLASWSDVSASGEEYVQYKLNTADWVGDFTVNQMVNQPDQSDINSIADKYGLTSTGYLKENLVDEPSALDAYSPTALSNTSSEIINWMEQNAASVTGECSSDTDNLCYKAENYGWWDADQLYLDFDNSLSQNLQNLYANFAELSNAANLVSNQTSIPVDYDYINIHYTKNANDIDDLIAGNEISYNPLTADEFQFMAHADLEPYKDELSDSGSFTISMSTVRQLFNQIIDDDSQLTSDDKAIAHDSVNRYLSDGVQFQYAEYLYIIYSITNSVYSPYMNTQVSETDKAYEASTLYNRVILPVINLFTFFAQNNVDFGGTQDPINTSNVTDPAQEVLTEIFDMLGTNGSSSEVGGLLAAIYNIGVVPEGEDENFAAQNFSMIQNVQAIGISLIEGTINSMIGIFNHAKDELDQIQQSADDQLNDVEDDAKNWAVGNALSFGAVSSTASAQIALEYAEVMLDVTMQMATFSLSLMWMPLIMFVLTTIFSIGISFSLIIPLTPYILFWAGKTAWLLLVIEAMAAAPFVSLGLVYPEGHEVFGKAEPGIQICMNLVLRPVFMILGMIFGIGLTYIVIEYSAEGFHAITDSLLGLMPASNGTDAAAYARGTFSCMIIFLYATFLSMAFMKCFSLIYVIPDKVLQWIGNTRGERAGEAEIQEFKGAGMQYAQSAGQAGGQTMQQGIESEKSYTQSYTQSKSEVSKSTSQRNMAISNDSAQAAKQGGEAALMM, from the coding sequence ATGAGTGAAACAATTTGGGGGTATGTCCCAACATCTGATAAGTCTCAGGCTGTTTTAAATACTATTTTTGGTGGAGATGTAACAACACTGTTAACTGAAGTTACAAAAACCTTATTTAGCACATCATTTGAATATTTTAATACTGGGTTATTGTCAATTACATTTATACTTTATGCATTTATTATTATTGTTGGTACAATTAATACTGCAAAAGATGGCCAGTTTTTAGGCAAAAACTGGAGTGGACATTGGATCTCATTAAGAGCCATATTTGGTACAATGTTTGCTGTGCCTGTTAGTACGGGCTATTGCGTTGCTCAATATTTAATTTTTGCGATGGTTACAGCAGGTATTTCATTTGCTGATTATGTATGGAGGCATGTGGTTGAGGATGTTGTCAGTGGCAATGTTCCCCCAGTTGTAAGCTCAGAGGTAACAAATAATATTAATACTTATCTTGCTACTTATATGATGAGTAATCTAACACGTGATTTATTAGAAGATGATACTTTTGTTCAGGATGAAGGTAGTTCTGGAAATTTACCATGCACTAAATCATTAACATCACAGAAAATGACTGTAACAATACCACAGGCTTATGTTTTAGGGGGGGATGGAACAACACATATCCCATATAACGGTTCTAATGGAAATGTTGCAGGAACTGATTATATCCAAGAAGATGTATATGTCTATCCAATTACATGTAAAGTAAGTTTTTCATCCCAAGTTAGCAATAGTTTTGTGCAGTCATATGCTTTGCCGTTGACAAATGCTGTGGCATTTAATAGCGATGGTAGTCTTAATACTGATAGTATGCCATTTCAAGATTATTCTAAAATATTAGGTAATGGACTTGCTTCATGGTCGGATGTGTCTGCATCAGGAGAAGAATATGTACAATATAAATTAAATACAGCTGATTGGGTTGGAGATTTTACAGTTAATCAAATGGTTAATCAGCCAGATCAAAGTGATATTAATAGCATAGCAGATAAGTATGGTTTAACTAGTACAGGCTATTTAAAAGAAAATTTAGTCGATGAACCTAGTGCTTTAGATGCTTATTCACCAACAGCATTAAGTAACACTTCAAGTGAAATTATTAACTGGATGGAACAAAATGCAGCATCAGTAACTGGAGAATGTAGTTCTGATACTGATAATCTTTGCTATAAAGCCGAAAATTATGGTTGGTGGGATGCTGATCAGTTATATTTAGATTTTGATAATAGCCTTTCACAAAACTTACAAAATCTATATGCTAATTTCGCAGAACTTTCAAATGCAGCAAATCTAGTATCTAATCAGACATCAATACCGGTTGATTATGATTATATTAATATTCATTATACAAAAAATGCCAATGATATAGATGATTTAATAGCTGGAAATGAAATATCTTATAACCCACTGACAGCAGATGAGTTTCAATTTATGGCACATGCTGATTTGGAACCTTATAAAGATGAATTATCAGATTCTGGCTCATTTACGATTTCAATGAGTACAGTACGTCAATTATTTAATCAAATAATTGATGACGACAGTCAACTAACATCCGATGATAAAGCAATTGCACATGATAGTGTTAATCGATATTTATCAGATGGGGTGCAGTTTCAGTATGCAGAGTATCTTTATATCATCTATTCAATTACAAACTCAGTATATTCACCTTATATGAATACTCAAGTTAGTGAGACTGACAAAGCATATGAAGCTAGTACATTATATAATAGGGTTATTTTACCAGTCATTAATTTATTTACCTTCTTTGCACAAAATAATGTTGACTTTGGTGGAACGCAGGACCCTATTAATACATCAAATGTTACAGATCCTGCACAAGAAGTATTAACTGAAATTTTTGATATGTTGGGTACCAATGGAAGTTCTTCAGAAGTTGGGGGATTGTTGGCAGCAATCTATAATATTGGTGTTGTACCAGAAGGAGAAGATGAAAATTTTGCTGCACAAAACTTTAGTATGATTCAAAATGTTCAAGCAATAGGTATCTCATTAATTGAGGGAACGATTAATAGCATGATTGGTATCTTTAATCATGCAAAAGATGAATTAGACCAAATTCAACAATCAGCCGATGATCAGTTAAACGATGTTGAGGATGATGCTAAAAATTGGGCTGTTGGTAATGCATTATCTTTCGGTGCTGTTAGTAGTACAGCTTCTGCTCAAATTGCACTTGAATATGCAGAAGTAATGCTTGATGTAACGATGCAGATGGCAACATTTTCATTAAGTTTAATGTGGATGCCTTTAATAATGTTTGTTTTAACAACTATTTTTAGTATTGGTATTTCATTTTCATTAATTATCCCACTAACACCGTATATTTTATTTTGGGCGGGTAAAACAGCTTGGCTATTATTAGTGATTGAGGCAATGGCTGCAGCACCTTTTGTATCATTAGGTTTAGTTTATCCAGAAGGGCATGAAGTTTTTGGTAAAGCAGAGCCTGGTATTCAGATTTGTATGAATTTGGTATTAAGACCGGTATTTATGATTTTGGGTATGATTTTTGGTATTGGTTTAACCTATATTGTTATTGAGTATTCAGCTGAAGGTTTTCATGCAATAACAGATTCATTATTAGGCCTAATGCCTGCTTCGAATGGCACAGATGCAGCTGCTTATGCTAGAGGAACTTTTTCTTGTATGATTATTTTCTTATATGCGACCTTTTTATCTATGGCATTTATGAAGTGTTTTTCATTGATTTATGTCATTCCTGATAAAGTATTGCAGTGGATTGGTAACACTCGAGGCGAGCGAGCAGGGGAGGCTGAAATTCAAGAATTTAAAGGTGCAGGTATGCAATATGCACAAAGCGCAGGCCAAGCTGGTGGTCAAACTATGCAGCAAGGTATTGAATCTGAAAAATCCTATACACAGTCGTATACTCAGAGTAAATCAGAAGTTTCTAAATCAACCTCACAGCGTAATATGGCGATTTCAAATGATTCAGCACAAGCAGCTAAACAAGGCGGTGAAGCTGCATTGATGATGTAG